The following are from one region of the Salvia hispanica cultivar TCC Black 2014 chromosome 1, UniMelb_Shisp_WGS_1.0, whole genome shotgun sequence genome:
- the LOC125202140 gene encoding zinc finger CCCH domain-containing protein 14 isoform X2, with product MQQENTSFSALTTTDASPVCFSRSNLFLSNSPDDYLNSAASIYSSLFQNYTTDAASFDVADSERRCHDSSSILEYQQLYNRYTLCLSRLRDSIEEVDALRRENDSLRVSNADLSRRVAFLFSRKRLLSEFNHLSVSSPPAASPVPLPIPVPVHVPAPQPLAECNRFERRTPEKTVLPKSISVRSKGYLKLVNRSGRETNVQKTVSQPSPPSRVYVPGAKEEEDALEFDVYNQGMFKTELCNKWEETGACPYGENCQFAHGIKELRPVIRHPRYKTEVCRMVLAGDACPYGHRCHFRHSLTEEEKLMAAGPMRTPPPR from the exons ATGCAGCAGGAGAATACCTCATTTTCCGCCCTCACCACCACCGATGCTTCGCCGGTGTGTTTCTCTCGGAGCAATCTGTTTCTCTCAAATTCGCCGGATGATTATCTCAACTCCGCCGCCTCCATTTACTCCTCGCTGTTTCAGAATTACACTACAGACGCCGCCTCCTTCGACGTCGCCGATTCCGAGCGCCGCTGCCATGATTCGAGCAGCATCCTCGAGTACCAGCAGCTCTACAACCGCTACACACTCTGCTTATCGCGGCTTCGCGATTCTATCGAGGAGGTTGACGCGCTCCGCCGCGAGAACGATTCTCTCCGTGTCTCCAACGCCGATCTATCTCGTCGCGTCGCCTTTCTCTTCTCTCGCAAACGATTGCTCTCTGAATTCAACCATCTCAGCGTCTCCTCTCCCCCCGCCGCTTCTCCGGTTCCCCTTCCTATTCCTGTTCCGGTTCATGTGCCGGCGCCGCAACCTCTCGCGGAATGCAATCGCTTCGAGCGGAGGACTCCAGAGAAGACCGTACTTCCGAAGAGCATTTCAGTGCGTTCAAAAGGTTATCTGAAGCTGGTGAATAGATCTGGCCGGGAAACGAATGTCCAGAAAACAGTGAGTCAACCGTCTCCACCTTCG AGGGTGTACGTGCCAGGGGcaaaggaggaagaagatgcGTTGGAATTCGACGTCTACAACCAAGGGATGTTCAAAACTGAATTGTGTAACAAATGGGAAGAGACCGGCGCATGTCCATATGGGGAAAACTGTCAGTTCGCTCACGGAATCAAGGAGCTGCGCCCAGTGATCAGGCACCCGCGCTACAAGACCGAGGTCTGTCGTATGGTGCTTGCCGGAGATGCCTGCCCTTACGGCCACCGCTGCCATTTCCGCCACTCTCTTACTGAGGAGGAGAAGCTCATGGCGGCTGGGCCCATGAGAACACCACCACCACGCTGA
- the LOC125202140 gene encoding zinc finger CCCH domain-containing protein 14 isoform X1 gives MQQENTSFSALTTTDASPVCFSRSNLFLSNSPDDYLNSAASIYSSLFQNYTTDAASFDVADSERRCHDSSSILEYQQLYNRYTLCLSRLRDSIEEVDALRRENDSLRVSNADLSRRVAFLFSRKRLLSEFNHLSVSSPPAASPVPLPIPVPVHVPAPQPLAECNRFERRTPEKTVLPKSISVRSKGYLKLVNRSGRETNVQKTVSQPSPPSQRVYVPGAKEEEDALEFDVYNQGMFKTELCNKWEETGACPYGENCQFAHGIKELRPVIRHPRYKTEVCRMVLAGDACPYGHRCHFRHSLTEEEKLMAAGPMRTPPPR, from the exons ATGCAGCAGGAGAATACCTCATTTTCCGCCCTCACCACCACCGATGCTTCGCCGGTGTGTTTCTCTCGGAGCAATCTGTTTCTCTCAAATTCGCCGGATGATTATCTCAACTCCGCCGCCTCCATTTACTCCTCGCTGTTTCAGAATTACACTACAGACGCCGCCTCCTTCGACGTCGCCGATTCCGAGCGCCGCTGCCATGATTCGAGCAGCATCCTCGAGTACCAGCAGCTCTACAACCGCTACACACTCTGCTTATCGCGGCTTCGCGATTCTATCGAGGAGGTTGACGCGCTCCGCCGCGAGAACGATTCTCTCCGTGTCTCCAACGCCGATCTATCTCGTCGCGTCGCCTTTCTCTTCTCTCGCAAACGATTGCTCTCTGAATTCAACCATCTCAGCGTCTCCTCTCCCCCCGCCGCTTCTCCGGTTCCCCTTCCTATTCCTGTTCCGGTTCATGTGCCGGCGCCGCAACCTCTCGCGGAATGCAATCGCTTCGAGCGGAGGACTCCAGAGAAGACCGTACTTCCGAAGAGCATTTCAGTGCGTTCAAAAGGTTATCTGAAGCTGGTGAATAGATCTGGCCGGGAAACGAATGTCCAGAAAACAGTGAGTCAACCGTCTCCACCTTCG CAGAGGGTGTACGTGCCAGGGGcaaaggaggaagaagatgcGTTGGAATTCGACGTCTACAACCAAGGGATGTTCAAAACTGAATTGTGTAACAAATGGGAAGAGACCGGCGCATGTCCATATGGGGAAAACTGTCAGTTCGCTCACGGAATCAAGGAGCTGCGCCCAGTGATCAGGCACCCGCGCTACAAGACCGAGGTCTGTCGTATGGTGCTTGCCGGAGATGCCTGCCCTTACGGCCACCGCTGCCATTTCCGCCACTCTCTTACTGAGGAGGAGAAGCTCATGGCGGCTGGGCCCATGAGAACACCACCACCACGCTGA
- the LOC125187390 gene encoding nuclear transcription factor Y subunit C-4-like, protein MHNFMPMPSSSIHVDHDLLEAERRASFMNHLKHNLHNFWRDRLSEIRDAPTDVKTPHTLPLARIKKVMKSDEKVRMISADTPVLFSKACELFVMELSVRAWMHTQLNNRKTLQRNDVAFAIRDHSLLAFLKDIVPLESHLRDDDESIPNAQLQDDEPIPNNTNNTNNNNNIDHGVYVPHPLPPNYMQELGGDEHQMAFPMSYPHNFNHLSLEIN, encoded by the exons ATGCACAATTTTATGCCGATGCCTTCCTCTTCTATTCATGTCGACCATGATCTG CTTGAAGCTGAAAGACGTGCATCTTTTATGAACCATTTGAAGCACAACTTGCATAATTTTTGGAGAGATAGACTCTCTGAGATTCGTGACGCTCCTACTG ATGTCAAGACTCCACACACACTGCCATTAGCTCGCATAAAGAAAGTGATGAAATCTGACGAAAAAGTTAGG ATGATCAGTGCTGATACACCGGTGTTGTTCAGCAAAGCGTGTGAGCTATTTGTGATGGAACTAAGCGTGCGGGCGTGGATGCACACTCAACTTAACAACCGCAAAACTCTGCAGCGCAACGATGTCGCTTTTGCTATTAGAGACCACTCTCTCTTAGCCTTCCTCAAAGACATCGTCCCCTTGGAATCACACCTccgt GATGATGATGAATCCATTCCAAATGCTCAACTTCAGGATGATGAACCCATTCCAAATAATACCAATAATactaataacaataataatattgaccaTGGAGTTTATGTTCCTCATCCACTCCCTCCCAACTATATGCAG GAGCTAGGAGGAGATGAACATCAAATGGCATTTCCCATGAGTTATCCTCACAACTTCAATCAT ttgtCGCttgaaatcaattaa